The DNA sequence GTGCACCACCTGCTGCTCGGCCACGGGCTGGCCAACCAGGCGCTGCGCGCCGCCGGCGCGTCCACCGTCGGGATCACGGTCAACCCGACCTCGGCGTTCCCCGCCGACCCGGCCAGCGAAGCCGACGCCAAGGCGGTCGAGCTGGTCGAGGACCTGCAGAACCGGATCTTCCTCGATCCGATCCTGCGCGGCGGCTACCCGCAGCGCATCCTCGACCACGTCAGCCGGTTCACCAGTCTGGACCACATCCGCGACGGCGACGAAAAGATCATCGGCGAGCCGATCGACCTGCTCGGTATCAACTACTACTCCCCCACCTACCTGGCGGCGAAGGAGGGCGCACCCGGTGGCGGCGGGGCGTTCCCCGGCACCGAGGGCATCGAGTTCATCGCCCCGGCACCGCCGCTGACCGACATGGGCTGGCAGATTCAGCCGTCCGGGCTGACCGCGCTGCTGAGCAAGCTGGGGCGGGACTACCCGGGCGTACCGATGATCATCACCGAAAACGGCGCCGCCTTCCCCGACCAGCTGGACCCCGACGGCGAACGGGTCGACGACAGCGACCGGGTCGCCTACCTGGACGGGCATCTGCGGGCCGCGCACGCCGCGATCGCCGCCGGGGTCGACCTGCGCGGTTACCTGGTGTGGTCGCTACTGGACAACTTTGAGTGGTCGTACGGCTACGCCAAGCGATTCGGCATCGTGTACGTGGACTACCTGACCCAGCGGCGGGTGCCGAAGGCCAGCGCACGGTGGTACCAAGAGGTGATCCGCCGCAACGGCATCGGCTGAGCCGCTGGCGTTTTCCGAGGTGGCGGGAGCTTTTACAGACGGGGAGCGCAGG is a window from the Solwaraspora sp. WMMD792 genome containing:
- a CDS encoding GH1 family beta-glucosidase encodes the protein MTNSNEPVRFPDSFIWGAATASYQIEGAAREAGRGPSIWDTFSRTPGKVHAGHTGDVACDHYHRYRDDVALMAELGLHTYRFSIAWPRVQPDGTGPVNPYGLDFYDRLVDELRGHGIEPIITLYHWDLPQTLEDRGGWTNRETAEAFAEYARAVYARLGDRVQTWTTLNEPWCAAYLGYGSGLHAPGRTDPAATFQTVHHLLLGHGLANQALRAAGASTVGITVNPTSAFPADPASEADAKAVELVEDLQNRIFLDPILRGGYPQRILDHVSRFTSLDHIRDGDEKIIGEPIDLLGINYYSPTYLAAKEGAPGGGGAFPGTEGIEFIAPAPPLTDMGWQIQPSGLTALLSKLGRDYPGVPMIITENGAAFPDQLDPDGERVDDSDRVAYLDGHLRAAHAAIAAGVDLRGYLVWSLLDNFEWSYGYAKRFGIVYVDYLTQRRVPKASARWYQEVIRRNGIG